From Nitratidesulfovibrio vulgaris str. Hildenborough, a single genomic window includes:
- a CDS encoding DEAD/DEAH box helicase: protein MDRSEEQAIRTLLQGFVHDTIPEYIRDGAQDMLAQGGVQKLGLKKEGGTWEIDGSIQSDDFQIYVSRISLTPSEHRASYVCNCSDSFSGVCRHVAATALKMLSTFDTRPGSDEPAKPRVEWRQSFRSFFSTALDPEPGKHYLIFRFHPEPGRLTVAFFRARQNKSGLSTVHNEITLEQIINNPEWCELSPQLVDVAKQVGQFVDYYGHRIEIPDGLVSWFFWAIRREYYLFWLDTESPCRIENTALGLKLHPRLGDDGLSFDVMLYREGKPPFSILGGENAATFHGQMPMWVCWNRSFYPVQTSLPPQLVQDLIRQHPSIPQEDMSEFLDRVWTRLPSSDLYGQEDFLKLMEPVFQPARYSPKLFLDEEGSLLTLEIQNVYETAHGEFYLAGPNPDFQTGSYTFEGTTFLIRRHQDEEAGLITQLSEMRFQPRSSRLWFLEPEEAIAFLLDAYPRLVEKYRVYGEKALSRYKVRLSQPVITAKVESNEEEKWFSLDIDVEYDGQKVPIDKIWKAWSQGKRYVQLKDGSYTSLPETWLERLGHKLQALGLDPDKPPQKQFKQFEAPVLDSLLDDLPGAETDSFWNSLRDKIRTFREIRAVNAPRGLNATLRGYQMQGLAYLNFLREYGFGGILADEMGLGKTVQTLSFVQHMVESGKIGPNLIVVPTSVLPNWEREAQKFVPELKRLIIYGTRREGMFKLIDESDLVVTTYALLRRDLEELQNHTFNCIILDEAQNIKNPNTITARSVRRIKADMRLCLSGTPIENNLFELWSLFEFLMPGFLGSQHAFQRGVIKPIKDGDCETLDYLRTRVRPFILRRTKSEVAKDLPPKIENTYYCALAEEQAELYTALARKLKEQVLADVDEKGLAKSQMSILDALLKLRQICCHPRLLKLDMPGFSTNLPSGKFDAFKDMITDIVEEGHKVLVFSQFVQMLHIIRSWLQISGTPFCYLDGTSKDRFEQVDKFNNSPDIPIFLISLKAGGTGLNLTSADYVIHYDPWWNPAVESQATDRTHRIGQTRQVFSYKLICQNTVEEKILKLQDMKRGVAEAIIPGQETWKSLTREDLEMLFDI from the coding sequence ATGGACAGAAGTGAGGAGCAGGCAATCCGTACGTTGTTGCAAGGATTCGTGCATGATACGATTCCTGAATACATCCGCGACGGTGCGCAGGACATGCTGGCACAGGGGGGCGTCCAGAAACTTGGCCTCAAGAAGGAAGGCGGCACGTGGGAGATAGACGGAAGCATCCAGAGTGACGACTTCCAGATCTATGTCTCGCGCATCAGCCTGACGCCGTCCGAACATCGGGCCTCGTACGTGTGCAACTGCTCCGATTCATTCTCGGGAGTCTGCCGTCATGTGGCGGCGACAGCCCTCAAGATGCTCTCGACCTTCGACACGCGCCCCGGTTCCGATGAACCCGCGAAGCCGCGCGTCGAGTGGCGGCAGAGCTTCAGAAGCTTCTTCTCCACTGCCCTCGACCCCGAACCGGGTAAACATTACCTCATCTTCAGGTTCCACCCCGAACCGGGTCGCCTGACCGTCGCCTTCTTCAGGGCGCGTCAGAACAAGTCGGGCCTTTCCACCGTCCATAACGAGATAACGCTCGAACAGATCATCAACAACCCGGAGTGGTGCGAACTCTCGCCCCAGCTTGTGGATGTCGCGAAGCAGGTGGGGCAGTTCGTCGACTACTACGGGCACCGCATCGAGATACCCGACGGACTCGTCTCGTGGTTCTTCTGGGCCATCCGCCGCGAGTACTACCTTTTCTGGCTGGACACCGAATCGCCATGCCGCATCGAGAACACCGCGCTGGGCCTCAAGCTGCACCCCCGCCTCGGCGATGACGGACTTTCGTTCGACGTGATGCTCTACCGCGAAGGCAAGCCGCCCTTCTCCATTCTCGGCGGCGAGAACGCAGCGACCTTCCACGGTCAGATGCCCATGTGGGTGTGCTGGAACCGCAGCTTCTACCCGGTGCAGACCAGCCTGCCCCCCCAACTGGTGCAGGACCTCATCCGCCAGCATCCGTCCATCCCGCAGGAGGACATGTCGGAGTTCCTCGACAGGGTGTGGACGCGCCTGCCCTCTTCCGACCTCTACGGGCAGGAGGACTTCCTGAAGCTGATGGAACCCGTCTTCCAGCCCGCGCGTTACAGCCCCAAGCTCTTTCTCGACGAAGAGGGAAGCCTCCTCACCCTCGAGATACAGAACGTCTACGAGACGGCCCATGGCGAATTCTACCTCGCCGGACCGAACCCGGACTTCCAGACCGGCAGCTACACCTTCGAGGGCACCACGTTCCTCATCCGCCGCCACCAGGACGAAGAGGCGGGGCTCATCACCCAACTTTCCGAAATGCGCTTCCAGCCGCGCAGCAGCCGTCTGTGGTTCCTCGAACCCGAAGAGGCCATCGCCTTTCTTCTGGACGCCTACCCGCGCCTTGTCGAGAAATACCGCGTCTACGGCGAGAAGGCCCTCTCCCGGTACAAGGTGCGCCTTTCACAGCCCGTCATCACCGCCAAGGTCGAGAGCAACGAAGAGGAGAAATGGTTCTCGCTCGACATCGACGTGGAATACGACGGGCAGAAGGTGCCCATCGACAAGATCTGGAAGGCATGGTCGCAGGGCAAGCGCTACGTGCAGCTCAAGGACGGCTCCTACACCAGCCTGCCCGAGACATGGCTCGAAAGGCTCGGTCACAAGCTGCAAGCGCTCGGACTCGACCCCGACAAGCCGCCGCAGAAGCAGTTCAAGCAGTTCGAGGCGCCCGTGCTGGACAGCCTCCTCGACGACCTGCCGGGCGCCGAGACCGACAGCTTCTGGAACAGCCTGCGCGACAAGATACGCACGTTCCGCGAAATACGCGCCGTCAACGCCCCGAGGGGCCTCAACGCCACCCTCCGCGGCTACCAGATGCAGGGCCTCGCCTACCTCAACTTCCTGCGCGAGTACGGCTTCGGCGGCATCCTCGCCGACGAGATGGGCCTCGGCAAGACCGTGCAGACCCTCTCCTTCGTGCAGCACATGGTGGAGAGTGGCAAGATAGGCCCCAACCTCATCGTCGTGCCCACCTCGGTGCTGCCCAACTGGGAGCGTGAAGCGCAGAAGTTCGTCCCTGAACTCAAGCGGCTCATCATCTACGGCACCCGCCGTGAGGGGATGTTCAAGCTCATCGACGAATCGGACCTCGTGGTCACCACCTATGCGCTGCTGCGCCGTGACCTTGAGGAACTGCAGAACCACACGTTCAACTGCATCATCCTCGACGAAGCGCAGAACATCAAGAATCCCAACACGATCACGGCACGTTCGGTACGCCGCATCAAGGCCGACATGCGCCTGTGCCTCTCGGGTACGCCCATCGAGAACAACCTGTTCGAACTGTGGTCGCTGTTCGAGTTCCTCATGCCCGGCTTCCTCGGGTCGCAGCACGCCTTCCAGCGCGGGGTCATCAAGCCCATCAAGGACGGCGACTGTGAAACGCTCGACTACCTGCGCACCCGTGTGCGGCCCTTCATCCTGCGGCGCACCAAGTCCGAGGTCGCCAAGGACCTTCCGCCCAAGATCGAGAACACCTACTACTGCGCCCTTGCCGAAGAGCAGGCCGAACTGTACACGGCCCTCGCCCGCAAGCTGAAGGAGCAGGTGCTTGCCGACGTGGACGAGAAGGGACTCGCCAAGAGCCAGATGTCCATCCTCGACGCGCTGCTCAAGCTACGTCAGATATGCTGCCACCCGCGCCTGCTCAAACTCGACATGCCCGGCTTCTCAACCAACCTGCCCTCCGGCAAGTTCGATGCCTTCAAGGACATGATCACCGACATCGTCGAGGAAGGACACAAGGTGCTGGTGTTCTCGCAGTTCGTGCAGATGCTGCATATCATCCGCTCGTGGCTGCAGATTTCCGGCACGCCCTTCTGCTATCTCGACGGCACCAGCAAGGACCGCTTCGAACAGGTGGACAAGTTCAACAACTCGCCCGACATCCCCATCTTCCTCATCTCCCTGAAGGCTGGCGGTACGGGTCTCAACCTCACCTCCGCCGACTACGTCATCCACTACGACCCGTGGTGGAACCCCGCCGTGGAGAGTCAGGCAACCGACCGTACGCACCGCATCGGTCAGACCCGGCAGGTGTTCAGCTACAAGCTCATCTGCCAGAATACGGTGGAAGAGAAGATACTCAAGCTGCAGGACATGAAACGTGGCGTGGCCGAGGCCATCATCCCCGGTCAGGAGACGTGGAAGTCACTCACCCGCGAAGACCTCGAGATGCTCTTCGACATCTAG
- the pdxR gene encoding MocR-like pyridoxine biosynthesis transcription factor PdxR → MWLPLDVDGPLSLGRQLYERLKQMILDGELAAGARLPSSRALAVELGVSRNTVLDAYDQLSAEGYLETRHGSGTRVAAGIVSERGEGGANRAPFVIAPAAVPERPSGVVSFRSGIPALDVFPREEWARTYQRVCAALPDDALRYSAPAGVWALREAIAGYLRRTRGIRCHAERVMITSGATQGLRIMSRLLQRSGGVVLAEDPAHAGLREVLEVTGLRVEGVPVDDRGMDTGMLPSAEEARRAGVAFVYVTPSHQYPLGGILPVQRRQALVRFAREAECLIVEDDYDGEFRHEGSPVGTLHELAPESVVYLGSFSKVLAPALRLGFAILPARLLAAWHREKLYSDVHTDALSQHALASFIGSGALERHIWRMKKLYRRRRAFLVKSLMRHFGDAVGIRGHATGLHLVAAFTGVRFDDKVMSELARGGVEATPVHAYALQHGDDHVNELILGYAHLSEEAMEQGVRLLKQVLGNAGRVPVG, encoded by the coding sequence ATGTGGCTCCCGCTTGATGTCGACGGTCCTCTGTCTCTAGGTAGACAGCTGTATGAACGCCTGAAGCAGATGATCCTTGATGGTGAACTGGCTGCGGGGGCACGCCTGCCATCCAGCCGTGCCCTTGCCGTTGAGCTTGGTGTGTCGCGCAATACGGTTCTTGATGCCTATGACCAGCTGTCCGCGGAGGGCTACCTCGAAACGCGTCATGGTTCGGGGACGAGGGTGGCAGCAGGCATCGTGTCAGAACGCGGGGAGGGAGGTGCAAACCGTGCGCCGTTCGTCATTGCACCCGCAGCCGTACCCGAACGTCCTTCGGGGGTGGTGAGCTTTCGCTCTGGCATTCCGGCACTCGATGTCTTCCCGCGCGAAGAGTGGGCCAGGACCTACCAGAGGGTGTGCGCGGCTTTGCCCGACGACGCGCTGCGCTATAGCGCCCCGGCAGGCGTCTGGGCGTTGCGGGAGGCGATAGCCGGATACCTGCGCAGGACACGCGGCATACGCTGCCACGCCGAAAGGGTGATGATCACAAGTGGGGCGACCCAGGGGCTGCGAATCATGTCCCGGCTTCTGCAACGGAGTGGCGGAGTGGTTCTGGCAGAGGACCCTGCCCATGCCGGATTGCGTGAAGTACTTGAAGTGACGGGTTTGCGGGTCGAAGGTGTGCCCGTCGATGACCGGGGCATGGACACGGGGATGTTGCCATCGGCGGAGGAGGCCCGCAGGGCTGGCGTCGCTTTCGTGTATGTGACGCCTTCGCATCAGTATCCACTGGGGGGCATCCTGCCCGTACAGAGGCGGCAGGCACTCGTCCGCTTCGCCCGGGAGGCGGAGTGTCTCATCGTCGAGGACGACTATGACGGAGAGTTCAGGCATGAAGGTTCACCTGTGGGAACGCTTCATGAGCTTGCCCCGGAATCGGTGGTCTATCTCGGTTCGTTCAGCAAGGTTCTGGCTCCTGCGTTGCGCCTTGGCTTCGCCATCCTACCCGCAAGACTGCTGGCGGCATGGCACCGGGAGAAGCTGTACAGCGATGTGCACACGGATGCGCTGTCGCAGCATGCGCTGGCGTCGTTCATCGGCAGCGGGGCACTGGAGAGGCACATCTGGCGTATGAAGAAGCTGTACAGGCGTAGACGGGCGTTTCTGGTCAAATCACTGATGCGGCACTTCGGAGATGCCGTGGGCATACGCGGACATGCCACGGGGTTGCATCTCGTCGCGGCTTTTACTGGCGTGCGCTTCGACGACAAGGTCATGAGCGAACTCGCACGGGGCGGCGTGGAGGCGACTCCGGTGCACGCCTATGCCCTTCAGCATGGCGATGACCATGTGAATGAACTCATCCTCGGCTACGCACACCTTTCAGAAGAGGCGATGGAACAGGGGGTGCGGCTGCTGAAACAGGTTCTAGGGAATGCCGGTCGTGTCCCTGTCGGGTAG
- a CDS encoding phenylalanine--tRNA ligase beta subunit-related protein, giving the protein MRIDDNVVARHPATIMGLLEAQGLTGADTAGWDSLKTRETETFRHRLRDYNRKAASLTHPVSCYTRYYRRYGKSYPVQLQMESVVLKARDIKAACLAVETMFLAEVRHGLLVAGHDTATLRGDFVLDAAAGGETFTTVSGQSRTLKADDLYLADGDVILSSVLEGQAQASSLTADSTDVLYCVYGVEGVTRTDMEAFFDDLRRYILTAYPHASVGCPAYHAAVPA; this is encoded by the coding sequence ATGCGTATCGATGACAACGTTGTGGCAAGACATCCGGCGACCATCATGGGACTGCTGGAGGCGCAGGGGCTTACCGGGGCGGACACGGCAGGGTGGGACTCGCTGAAGACCCGGGAGACCGAAACCTTCAGGCACCGGCTGCGCGACTACAACCGCAAGGCCGCATCACTCACCCACCCCGTATCGTGCTACACCCGCTATTACCGTCGATACGGCAAGTCGTATCCCGTTCAATTGCAGATGGAGTCAGTGGTGCTCAAGGCGAGGGATATCAAGGCCGCATGTCTTGCGGTGGAGACCATGTTCCTTGCAGAAGTGCGCCACGGGTTGCTGGTCGCCGGACATGACACGGCGACCCTGCGGGGAGACTTCGTGCTGGATGCGGCAGCAGGTGGCGAGACGTTCACCACCGTCTCGGGGCAGTCGCGCACCCTGAAGGCGGACGACCTGTATCTGGCGGATGGGGATGTCATACTCTCCAGCGTGCTTGAGGGACAGGCGCAAGCGTCGTCACTCACGGCAGACAGCACCGACGTTCTCTACTGCGTGTACGGCGTTGAAGGCGTCACGCGCACAGACATGGAAGCCTTCTTCGATGACCTCCGCCGCTACATCCTCACAGCCTACCCTCATGCCTCGGTCGGCTGCCCCGCCTATCACGCGGCGGTGCCGGCATGA
- a CDS encoding DMT family transporter, with protein sequence MNVRLRAYIHLTLAMCIAGSAVVAGKLMVSSMPVFLAAEAGLLASLAVQVPFTFMMKRERIPADLSVHLYLVLQALFGVVLYRVFIFQGLQHTTATVGGVISSTTPLCIVLLSAIFLREHITRRTIAGAVCVVTGLATISLTPLMDATPAATGSFTGNVLILAAVVSESAFSVMSRAKRDHLSPLARTAMVSVYAALCLLPFAIHDALHYDMATLDAETLSCIAYYGVFVSFLSYLLWFKGVAVIAAGTAASFTGLIPLSSMGIAWLVLNETITSAHIAGLACVGAGIVIACIRPATSPTTSSVAV encoded by the coding sequence ATGAACGTCAGACTCCGGGCATACATCCACCTGACCCTTGCCATGTGCATCGCGGGCAGCGCCGTCGTGGCAGGCAAACTCATGGTCTCGTCCATGCCGGTGTTCCTCGCTGCAGAGGCGGGACTGCTTGCAAGCCTCGCCGTACAGGTGCCCTTCACCTTCATGATGAAGCGCGAACGCATCCCGGCCGACCTTTCTGTGCATCTGTACCTCGTCCTGCAGGCACTGTTCGGCGTCGTACTCTACAGGGTCTTCATCTTTCAGGGATTGCAGCACACGACAGCCACCGTGGGAGGAGTGATAAGCAGCACCACACCGTTATGCATCGTCCTGCTTTCGGCCATCTTCCTGCGCGAACACATCACGCGACGAACCATCGCAGGGGCCGTATGCGTCGTCACGGGACTTGCGACCATCAGCCTGACGCCGCTCATGGACGCCACACCTGCCGCCACGGGTTCATTCACCGGCAACGTTCTCATCCTTGCGGCAGTCGTCAGCGAATCGGCCTTCTCCGTCATGAGCAGGGCCAAGCGTGACCACCTGTCGCCGCTGGCAAGGACAGCCATGGTCTCGGTGTATGCGGCCCTGTGCCTGCTGCCTTTCGCCATTCACGATGCCCTGCACTATGACATGGCGACACTGGATGCCGAGACCCTTTCGTGCATCGCCTACTACGGAGTCTTCGTGTCGTTCCTGTCGTACCTGCTGTGGTTCAAGGGCGTCGCCGTCATCGCCGCAGGGACCGCAGCATCCTTCACCGGACTCATCCCTCTCAGCAGCATGGGCATCGCATGGCTGGTCCTGAACGAGACGATAACCTCTGCCCATATCGCGGGACTCGCCTGCGTGGGCGCGGGAATCGTCATCGCCTGTATTCGTCCGGCGACCAGTCCCACAACGTCGAGCGTAGCGGTCTGA
- a CDS encoding EF-hand domain-containing protein, translated as MSIEATGLGSGGLQGIWPHKGRGVTSRVANMMLKEMDADADGKLSQTESGLSETAFKGLDTDEDGSVSRKELKAGLRSRRDQLMSMLEQGPDEGDDSTAQQTGQTGQTGQTGQTGQTGQAGQVGAAAGLVKNILSKRDADADGTLSEEEAGLSSTTFDSFDTNQDGVLSAEELAAGFDKMFETMRALRDMMGNEEHAGPGAMQRAVAAYKGQMSGLMKGLFETETDSAGAETSGTASDTAATGTVATDTATTGTGTTGTTTAGTGTTESTTSGISATV; from the coding sequence ATGAGCATCGAGGCAACTGGACTGGGAAGCGGCGGATTGCAGGGCATCTGGCCCCACAAGGGCAGGGGCGTCACGTCGCGAGTGGCGAACATGATGCTGAAGGAGATGGATGCCGATGCAGACGGCAAGCTGTCACAGACGGAATCGGGCCTGTCCGAGACGGCATTCAAGGGGCTTGATACCGACGAGGACGGTTCCGTAAGCCGCAAGGAACTGAAGGCGGGGCTGCGCAGCAGGCGTGACCAGCTCATGTCCATGCTCGAACAAGGGCCGGACGAGGGAGACGACTCCACGGCGCAGCAGACCGGGCAGACCGGGCAGACCGGGCAGACCGGGCAAACAGGGCAAACAGGGCAGGCCGGGCAAGTAGGGGCTGCCGCCGGACTGGTGAAGAACATCCTTTCCAAGCGGGATGCAGACGCCGATGGCACCCTGTCAGAAGAGGAGGCGGGCCTCTCTTCGACGACGTTCGACTCTTTCGACACCAATCAGGACGGGGTGCTCAGCGCCGAAGAACTCGCGGCGGGCTTCGACAAGATGTTCGAGACCATGCGCGCCCTGCGAGACATGATGGGCAACGAGGAACACGCCGGGCCGGGGGCCATGCAACGCGCCGTGGCCGCCTACAAGGGGCAGATGAGCGGGCTCATGAAGGGCCTGTTCGAGACCGAGACCGACAGCGCGGGGGCCGAGACCTCTGGCACTGCGTCAGATACGGCAGCCACCGGCACGGTAGCGACGGACACGGCAACGACTGGCACGGGAACAACTGGCACGACGACAGCAGGAACAGGCACGACCGAGAGCACCACTTCCGGCATTTCTGCCACAGTCTGA
- the thiE gene encoding thiamine phosphate synthase: MPVILPGTTPDADIYCLTDSGLCLGRPTVDVVDAMLQAGARIIQYREKEKKAGEMLRECLELRRMTREAGACFIVNDHVDIAILCDADGVHIGQDDLPVGEVRRLIGPDRAIGLSTHSPEQAMAAVAAGVDYIGVGPIFATKTKKDVCDPVGYAYLDWVVTHLDIPFVAIGGIKLHNIGEVAAHGARCCALVSEIVGAVDIVAQVQTVRRAMRGVAAAGTDSPQAG; this comes from the coding sequence ATGCCCGTCATTCTGCCCGGCACGACTCCTGATGCCGACATCTACTGTCTGACAGATTCCGGTCTCTGTCTCGGGCGGCCGACTGTGGATGTCGTCGACGCCATGCTGCAAGCCGGGGCGCGTATCATACAATACCGCGAAAAAGAGAAGAAGGCTGGCGAGATGCTGCGCGAGTGCCTTGAACTGCGGCGTATGACCCGCGAGGCAGGAGCGTGCTTCATCGTCAACGACCATGTGGACATCGCCATACTCTGCGATGCCGACGGGGTTCACATCGGACAGGATGACCTGCCCGTGGGCGAGGTCAGGCGTCTCATCGGGCCGGACAGGGCCATCGGCCTCTCCACGCATTCGCCGGAACAGGCCATGGCCGCAGTGGCTGCCGGGGTCGACTACATCGGCGTCGGCCCCATCTTCGCCACCAAGACCAAGAAGGACGTATGCGACCCGGTGGGGTACGCATACCTCGACTGGGTCGTGACGCATCTTGATATCCCCTTCGTGGCCATCGGCGGCATCAAGCTGCATAACATCGGCGAGGTGGCAGCCCACGGCGCCCGGTGTTGCGCGCTGGTGTCGGAGATAGTGGGTGCAGTGGACATCGTCGCACAGGTACAAACGGTGCGGCGGGCCATGCGTGGCGTGGCGGCTGCGGGCACGGATAGCCCACAGGCCGGATAG
- the thiF gene encoding sulfur carrier protein ThiS adenylyltransferase ThiF, which translates to MRGPIVSLFEDGVSRYLEPSLRDRLRKATVGIAGAGGLGSNCAVLLARSGVGRFVLVDHDVVEPSNLNRQHYLAADVGRPKAEALADVLRAINPAVDLVVHVQQLEDGNIIGIFGGCDVVVEAVDDAATKRMLAETLMGAGRPVVCASGMGGWGGPPMRERHLGESMVVVGDFTNEVGPGLPPLAPRVVMAAAMQADAVLARLLGPCPAMNHR; encoded by the coding sequence ATGCGAGGCCCGATAGTGAGCCTTTTCGAGGACGGGGTGTCCCGCTATCTCGAACCCTCCCTGCGTGACCGGTTGCGTAAGGCCACTGTCGGTATCGCGGGCGCTGGCGGGCTTGGGTCGAACTGCGCCGTGCTGCTTGCCCGCAGCGGCGTGGGGCGGTTCGTGCTGGTCGACCATGATGTGGTCGAACCCTCCAATCTGAACCGCCAGCACTACCTCGCCGCCGATGTGGGCAGGCCCAAGGCCGAAGCACTGGCTGACGTGCTGCGGGCCATCAACCCCGCTGTCGACCTCGTCGTGCATGTGCAGCAGTTGGAAGACGGCAATATCATAGGTATCTTTGGCGGATGCGATGTGGTGGTGGAGGCTGTCGATGACGCCGCCACCAAACGGATGCTTGCCGAGACGTTGATGGGGGCAGGGCGCCCGGTAGTGTGCGCCTCCGGCATGGGCGGGTGGGGCGGCCCACCCATGCGGGAACGGCATCTCGGAGAGAGCATGGTCGTCGTGGGTGACTTCACCAACGAGGTCGGGCCGGGCCTCCCGCCGCTCGCCCCCCGTGTCGTCATGGCCGCTGCGATGCAGGCCGATGCGGTGCTTGCGCGTCTGCTGGGCCCGTGTCCCGCCATGAACCACCGCTAG
- the thiH gene encoding 2-iminoacetate synthase ThiH, whose amino-acid sequence MSFYDELARWPHETLDALIASSTADDVLRALAATRPGPADLAALLSPAAMPYLEDMAQRAHELTVRHFGRTIQLFTPLYLANHCTNQCRYCGFNARNHIRRDQLDAERIMAEGRAIASTGLRQLLLLTGDAPRISTVSYIAEAAHRLRPLFPSIGVEVYAMQVEEYAELVAGGVESLTMFQETYNPGLYAWLHPAGPKRDFRFRLDAPERGCLGGMRSVGLGALLGLDDWRRDAFYTAMHGAWLQRYYPATEVSFSVPRMRPHTGSFEPQHPVSDRELVQILTAYRIFMPTAGITVSSREAAAFRDNLIPLGVTRMSAGVSTAVGGHAAGGDGNVASTEGAAAAIAASTAISSGDATGDLSGRSTKVDMTSGMAHAVTEDLQQGADAGPSQFDISDDRSVEEMVSAITARGYQPVFKDWEPPQDNVYACGAAGHADGTVRCEAR is encoded by the coding sequence ATGAGCTTCTACGATGAACTGGCCCGCTGGCCTCACGAGACGCTGGACGCGCTCATCGCATCGTCCACGGCGGATGACGTCCTGCGGGCGCTGGCGGCTACGCGGCCCGGCCCCGCCGACCTCGCCGCCCTGCTGTCTCCGGCGGCCATGCCGTACCTCGAGGACATGGCGCAGCGCGCCCATGAGCTTACCGTGCGGCATTTCGGGCGCACCATACAGCTGTTCACCCCGCTGTACCTCGCCAACCATTGCACCAACCAGTGCCGTTACTGCGGGTTCAACGCCCGCAACCATATCCGGCGCGACCAGCTGGACGCAGAGAGGATCATGGCAGAGGGGCGCGCCATCGCCAGTACGGGGCTGCGTCAGTTGCTGCTGCTCACGGGCGATGCCCCGCGCATTTCCACGGTGTCCTACATCGCCGAGGCGGCACACCGGCTTCGGCCTCTTTTCCCCTCCATTGGTGTGGAAGTCTATGCCATGCAGGTCGAGGAGTATGCCGAACTCGTGGCGGGAGGGGTGGAGTCGCTGACGATGTTCCAGGAGACCTACAACCCCGGACTCTACGCATGGCTGCACCCCGCAGGGCCCAAGCGCGACTTCCGTTTCCGGCTTGACGCGCCGGAGCGTGGTTGCCTCGGGGGAATGCGGAGCGTCGGCCTCGGGGCCTTGCTCGGTCTGGACGACTGGCGGCGCGATGCGTTCTACACCGCCATGCACGGGGCGTGGTTGCAACGGTATTATCCGGCTACGGAGGTCAGCTTCTCGGTGCCTCGCATGAGGCCGCACACGGGCAGTTTCGAGCCGCAGCACCCCGTCTCCGATCGTGAACTGGTGCAGATTCTCACGGCGTACCGCATCTTCATGCCCACGGCGGGCATCACCGTTTCCAGTCGTGAGGCCGCGGCGTTCCGCGACAATCTCATTCCCCTTGGCGTGACGCGCATGTCCGCAGGGGTTTCCACGGCGGTGGGTGGACATGCCGCAGGCGGAGACGGCAACGTGGCTTCGACCGAAGGGGCCGCCGCAGCGATAGCCGCAAGCACAGCCATATCGTCTGGCGATGCGACAGGCGACCTGTCAGGCCGTTCCACGAAGGTGGATATGACATCAGGCATGGCACATGCCGTGACTGAAGACCTTCAGCAGGGTGCTGACGCGGGGCCAAGCCAGTTCGACATCTCTGATGACCGTAGTGTCGAGGAGATGGTGTCTGCCATCACCGCACGGGGCTACCAGCCGGTGTTCAAGGACTGGGAACCCCCGCAAGACAACGTCTACGCCTGTGGCGCAGCGGGCCATGCCGATGGCACAGTCCGATGCGAGGCCCGATAG
- a CDS encoding thiazole synthase yields the protein MTHDTRHDDTFVLGGQALESRLFIGTGKYGTDALIPAVADASGSQVITVALRRVDLGNPKGNVLAHIPAHMRLLPNTSGARTVDEAVRIARLARAAGCGDWIKIEIISDSRYLLPDGYATARATEILAAEGFTVLPYMNPDLYVARDLENAGAAAIMPLGAPIGTNRGLRTREMIGILIEEMSLPIVVDAGIGKPSEACDAMEMGAAACLVNTAIASAGDPVAMARAFGEAVRAGRRAFLARAGRVLDGRAEASSPLTGFLGGQA from the coding sequence ATGACACACGACACACGACACGACGACACGTTCGTGCTGGGCGGACAGGCGCTTGAAAGCCGCCTTTTCATCGGCACGGGCAAATACGGTACGGATGCGCTCATCCCTGCCGTGGCCGATGCCTCCGGCTCGCAGGTCATCACCGTGGCGCTCCGGCGCGTAGACCTTGGCAACCCCAAGGGCAACGTGCTGGCGCACATCCCCGCGCACATGCGGCTTCTGCCCAACACATCCGGGGCGCGGACGGTCGACGAGGCCGTCCGCATCGCCCGGCTGGCACGCGCCGCAGGGTGCGGTGACTGGATCAAGATCGAGATCATCTCGGACAGCCGCTATCTGCTGCCCGACGGATACGCCACGGCACGCGCCACGGAGATTCTCGCCGCCGAGGGCTTTACGGTGCTGCCCTACATGAACCCCGACCTCTATGTGGCCCGCGACCTCGAGAATGCCGGGGCCGCCGCCATCATGCCACTCGGTGCGCCTATCGGTACGAACCGGGGGCTGCGCACCCGTGAGATGATCGGCATCCTCATCGAGGAGATGTCGCTGCCCATCGTGGTGGATGCGGGCATCGGCAAGCCTTCGGAGGCGTGCGATGCCATGGAGATGGGCGCGGCGGCGTGCCTTGTGAACACCGCCATCGCAAGCGCCGGAGACCCCGTCGCCATGGCGCGGGCCTTTGGCGAGGCCGTGCGCGCGGGACGGCGTGCCTTTCTCGCCCGTGCGGGCCGTGTGCTCGACGGCAGGGCCGAGGCATCGTCGCCGCTGACGGGCTTCCTTGGCGGGCAGGCGTGA